The following coding sequences lie in one Hyphobacterium sp. CCMP332 genomic window:
- a CDS encoding D-Ala-D-Ala carboxypeptidase family metallohydrolase codes for MKMIKLASVGLALTVSTLPARATDLTDIAPPDPAASETAGFDAGRVGFSIRINDEIEADYRTFATLVMPGERVSLSSNEAVAFSTENGLETLSTTDAVWQAPDTPGYHVIEIRNRAGGLIRLNAFVLRPATEIEAGVLQGYAIGQYPQEPYRGHDAYLPPAGFIEVPPELHDLPISPHFTLGQFLCKQEGGPVRYAVVRERLLLKLERLLEEVNAHGWRTDGFVVMSGYRTPVYNAGIGNGRYSRHVYGGAADIYIDEDGDGIMDDLNRDGVLDRQDAAALYDFIDRMLTRPDWTDFHGGLGEYGSTSAHGPFVHVDERGWNARWGRS; via the coding sequence ATGAAGATGATCAAACTCGCCTCCGTCGGCCTCGCCCTGACCGTCTCCACTCTGCCCGCGCGCGCAACGGATCTGACGGACATTGCCCCGCCTGACCCTGCCGCCAGCGAGACCGCCGGTTTCGATGCCGGGCGAGTAGGTTTTTCCATTCGCATCAATGACGAGATTGAAGCGGACTATCGAACCTTTGCGACCCTGGTCATGCCGGGTGAACGTGTCAGCCTCTCGTCGAACGAGGCGGTAGCCTTTTCGACTGAAAACGGCCTGGAAACGCTGTCGACGACCGACGCGGTCTGGCAGGCACCGGATACGCCGGGCTATCATGTCATTGAAATCCGCAACAGGGCCGGCGGCCTGATCCGGCTGAATGCCTTTGTGCTGCGGCCGGCCACTGAAATCGAGGCGGGCGTGCTGCAAGGCTATGCCATCGGCCAGTATCCGCAGGAGCCCTATCGGGGCCATGACGCCTATCTGCCGCCGGCGGGTTTCATCGAAGTGCCGCCGGAATTGCATGACCTGCCGATCTCGCCCCATTTCACCCTGGGCCAGTTCCTCTGCAAGCAGGAGGGCGGACCGGTGCGCTATGCCGTCGTGCGTGAACGCCTTCTATTGAAGCTGGAACGCCTCCTGGAAGAAGTGAATGCGCATGGCTGGCGGACGGACGGCTTTGTCGTGATGAGCGGCTATCGCACGCCGGTCTATAATGCCGGGATCGGCAATGGCCGCTATTCGCGCCATGTCTATGGCGGGGCCGCCGATATCTATATCGACGAGGATGGCGACGGCATTATGGACGATCTCAACCGGGACGGTGTCCTCGATCGGCAGGATGCGGCGGCGCTGTATGACTTTATCGACCGTATGCTGACGCGCCCGGACTGGACGGATTTCCATGGCGGGCTGGGCGAATACGGCTCGACATCCGCGCACGGTCCCTTTGTCCATGTCGACGAGCGCGGCTGGAATGCGCGCTGGGGCCGTTCCTGA